A DNA window from Danio aesculapii chromosome 14, fDanAes4.1, whole genome shotgun sequence contains the following coding sequences:
- the rell2 gene encoding RELT-like protein 2 produces the protein MTDQESPTVDDPPPTYTIFLLVFFFFITGLLGFLICHLLKTKGYRCELEEDEEDCEGKLGADQDDVSEDSQDTVEQILKCIIENEANVEAFREMLVGQNVCEHHDPRLRHKDSVGGLPLHHHTVHLGGEISSCVHCMQGQILKTRRRSRVARTKARPGEQTVFSVGRFRVTHMDKRNSLHGSMNLPTPKPGNTSNDTTLSDSRTGFKETSIKSQEEYNIRNMFKDSGATNVKVPNVGKRKKSVTLLGFYKTSSPVETKAGPEVFVEDKEGSTTADQLSISLEECLSSVPVSPTDTETALDQNLNKGSGNQLDETFKESSPEKQKSENDETLNAKSQEKLSTSTAGIADDSSKGCSRFSVVRTVEEVVVTPAANTDNRGESTAKQDDLKCDQISQKSIDRSK, from the exons ATGACAGACCAGGAGAGCCCCACTGTGGATGATCCTCCTCCAACATACACAATATTCCTccttgtcttcttcttcttcatcacgGGCCTTCTGGGTTTCCTAATCTGTCACTTATTGAAGACGAAGGGCTACCGATGTGAACTGGAAGAGGATGAAGAAGACTGTGAAGGCAAACTGGGAGCAGACCAAGATG ATGTATCAGAAGACAGTCAAGACACCGTGGAACAAATTCTGAAGTGTATCATTGAGAATGAAG CCAATGTGGAGGCCTTCAGAGAGATGTTAGTTGGCCAAAATGTTTGTGAACATCATGACCCACG GCTACGTCATAAAGACAGTGTCGGTGGTCTTCCCCTTCACCACCACACAGTTCATCTGGGAGGTGAAATCAGCTCTTGTGTTCACTGCATGCAAGGACAAATCTTAAAAACACGACGCAGAAGCCGTGTGGCCAGAACTAAAGCCCGGCCAGGAGAGCAGACTGTGTTTTCTGTGGGCAG ATTCCGAGTCACCCACATGGACAAGAGAAACAGCCTGCATGGGTCAATGAATCTTCCTACCCCCAAGCCAGGAAACACATCGAATGACACAACGCTCTCAGACAGCAGGACGGGATTTAAAGAAACTTCAATAAAGTCTCAGGAGGAATACAACATCCGCAACATGTTTAAAGACTCTGGAGCAACTAATGTCAAAGTCCCAAATGTAGGCAAACGGAAGAAGAGTGTGACGTTGCTGGGCTTTTATAAGACTAGTAGTCCTGTGGAGACCAAAGCAGGACCGGAAGTATTTGTGGAGGACAAAGAGGGATCAACCACTGCTGATCAGCTTTCCATCTCTCTGGAAGAATGCTTGAGCTCTGTTCcagtgtctcccacagacaccgAAACAGCTTTAgatcaaaatttaaataaaggtTCTGGTAATCAATTAGATGAGACTTTTAAGGAGAGCAGCCCAGAGAAACAAAAGTCTGAGAATGATGAGACTTTAAATGCAAAATCGCAAGAGAAATTAAGTACGAGCACGGCAGGTATTGCTGATGATAGTTCTAAAGGCTGCTCTAGATTTTCTGTGGTACGAACTGTGGAGGAGGTTGTCGTCACACCTGCAGCCAATACCGACAACAGAGGAGAAAGCACGGCAAAACAAGATGACCTTAAGTGTGACCAAATTAGTCAGAAGAGTATAGACAGAAGCAAGTAA